The Pseudogulbenkiania sp. MAI-1 sequence GCGGTGCCGTTCACGCTGTACGCCAACTTCGACAAGGCGACGGCCGGGCTGTTTTTGCTGGCGTTTTATTGCCAGCGCGGCGGCTCGTGGCAAGAGGCGGGGCGGGCGGTCCGGGCTGTCTGGCTGGTTGCAATCGGCACCACCGTCGCCGTCATCGGTTCGGCGTGGGCGATGGTGGTGGTACAACCGGAGTTCAAGTTTCCTTCCTTTGCGCCAGCGTTTCTGGCGATCAACCTGCTGTTTACCTGCGTGGCCGAGGAGGCGTTTTTTCGTGGCCTGATCCAGGAGCGTTTGACGCATTGGGTCGGGGGGCGACGCAGTCTGGCCTGGCTGCCGGTGGTGGTGTCGGCCGTGCTGTTTGCCATGGTGCATGCTGCCGGTGGCAGCCGCTACGTGCTCCTGGCGGCCATCGCCGGGCTGGGGTATGGGTTGGCCTATGCTAAGACGCGCCGCATCGAGGCGGCGTTACTGACCCACTACGGCGTGAACGTCGTGCATTTCCTGTTCTTTACCTACCCGATGCTGGC is a genomic window containing:
- a CDS encoding CPBP family intramembrane glutamic endopeptidase — its product is MGIAILAVWWPAHLWPSALRLPLWGVLFAASVVVAVAEGVLAPAALVSLAALTLACLLSVRLEAGRLRGLATLVASGLALLLAVHALPGFNNLLVVDGQRITPDAVPFTLYANFDKATAGLFLLAFYCQRGGSWQEAGRAVRAVWLVAIGTTVAVIGSAWAMVVVQPEFKFPSFAPAFLAINLLFTCVAEEAFFRGLIQERLTHWVGGRRSLAWLPVVVSAVLFAMVHAAGGSRYVLLAAIAGLGYGLAYAKTRRIEAALLTHYGVNVVHFLFFTYPMLAG